The DNA region ATCAGTAGTGTGAGGGAATGCCAAAGGTGGTTTCTCTCTCTGAGGCCACTTCTCGTGAATGTGTCATGTCCAACTATGTAAATAAAATACACTTGACTTTTGTACCGTCTTACTAGCACTGATTTTACAGTTAGCGGCTTAAGGTTTTACTTACAattatatgtttgtttttacccaccttagttgaatgcactgattaTAAGTGGCTCTGgagaagagcatctgctaaatgtgtaaaTGTGGTGACGGACATGGACGAGACAGCTGGAAAGGCTAGAGCGGGAGAACGCAGAGGTGGATGGAGACGACGAGGATGGAGATGGAGGCTAAGCAGAGGACTAGTCCGTCAGCCCTGAGAGAAGGGATGTTGGGAAGACAAGAGAGGATAGGCAGATCTGGCCATAGTCACATTGTCCAACAGATGTGTAACTCTCATATTCCAAAAACAGGGGTATTCAATTGCAAATGTCCCTGTCAATTAAGAGAGGTTTCTCAGAAAATGGAAACATGTATCACTATCCACTCAGGTCTAGAAATAGACAGAATGAAATGTTAAGGCAAACTATACTAGTAAGTAACCATTTTACAGTACCAACACCTATTTGGATCAATTATACCCATATATGCAGAAAACTGTCTACAAGCATTGGCCTTTTACTTCTTGCCCCAGTGTCTTCAGTATCCATGGTGATTGGCCTCTTGCTGGTCACAGGAAGTGATGCGTGTAGAAGGAAGAGGTATAATAGGCTGTTGTGTGTCTGGTTTGTGCTCTTCCAGTACTATGTATTTTGACATCAATAAAGTTCTGATCAATGACTTTGTTGGCAACTATGTGGAGTTTGGTATCAAttgctagcctgggtaccagtctgtttagctaacatttACCCTTTGTATTCCCTGTCATATACCAAATGTTTAGCTTGGCAAGGAGCGGAATGATAACCaaaaagactggtacccagactaatCCAGATTGTGTAGAATAGGGAATCACATTCACATTATATTGCATCAAATTTAACAAGCCCCCTAGTTAAAAGTGCTTGTACCATGTCTCCATGGCACACAGTGGTTCTTTATACTACACTGCCAGAGCTGGTCAAATAAATTCAGTCTTCCTTACTGTTGGTGTCCATAGTTTTTACTCTGAAAATTAGAACCTATGAAAGATtttcttcccagaggatcaatacagctgcattagacaaaacatgtttccaccaccagaaatgtatatatatatacacactccaaTCCTTACATATTTTATGGTTTGACAGGAAGACGAAGTAATAAACCATTCCTTCTCCCTTATGGTGATCTGACCTCAAGCTCCTTGATGTCTAATCCAAAGCTCTCCACCGGTATCACCTATAGTATTCCTGTGACTGCCTCCtgtccacccagcacattccaaagccatctgtctCCTACAGAACCATTCTCTATCACACTATAGTATTACTGATGTAACAAACATTCTCTATCACTCAGATACATCATGTCTCTAGGATAgcaatgttccaagtttaacccagaATCAACTATTGGTTTATGCACTGGGCCAGATCAAGACCTGATGACATCTTGACTATTGACAAAACCAAGTACACAGAACTATAGAAAATCATCTTTATTCAAAACAAATTTCCActggtacaaaaaaaacaaaatggagaCAATGTTTTCACAAATCACAATCATTACAgctggtcttccaaatgaaccttTCCTATACAGTGTTCTGTCAGGTGTTACAGTATGAGACCAGCCAATCACAAGTCAGGAAGACCTAACATTCAGTATCTGGCCCATCATCCTCAAATAGCATTTTTAGAAAGTTGTTTGTAATACAAAAACAAACCTACTCCACTTAAACAGAAGTTTCAGCAGATGCCAATGACTAAGCATTTGAGATGTTACAGAAGTTGTGGATGTTTCTAAGTACTAATATCACAAAACTATAGACAAACTGAGACCAGTGAGATACCTTTCAGTGAACCTCCTTCCCACGGCTTGGTAGCCATGTTGTCTTCTTCAAACGTTAACTGCTTATCTGCCAGCTCCATCCCAACCCTCGGGACAGCCAACTCAAGCCAAGAGACTAGTCAGGCCATTGTCCAAGTGGTTGCTTGCATGCATCTTCAATAAGCACTTAGTCAAAGTCATTCAAGCACATACACATGTAGGCTGTACAGTCAGCAGCTGCAGTAGAGAGACATGTACCAGTCTATTGGAATAATGAGAAAACGGGAGCTCAATATTGTCCGTAGTAGAAAGCCATTGTTGGCGTATTAGGATGAGCCCATTCTTTGATTTTAGGCTGCTCGAATGGAGAAGCAGTATTTTTTGGTGGCTAACAACACTAAAGTCGGATTAATCTATTAGAAAAAGTTGGATGTTCGTTCTATGCTTTCTTGGGTTTCTTATTTCACCAGCCCAATCTTCTTGGCCTCTGTTTCATAGATCAGCAACCTCCACATCTTGACTATGAAGACTTCTGCTTCTTCATCCAGAACCTTGGTGTAAAGATACAGCATTTCAGTTGGATCAATGAATTAGTACGTTTTAAAGGCTCTGTTTTAGGGAATCAAAAATGATCAAATGTAGTTTTAACAATAAGCTTAAGCTGAACCGAGACTATTTTGAGAATGTTTGCAGTATCTTTGTTTGGGATACTCACCATGGCAACATCATCCAAGATACCCTGTGGTGTACCATGAGCCATCACCTGGGGATAAGAGGTCAAAATGAATGAATCAGAATTAACTCCTATACCAAGAACACCCACTTCCCCCAGTAGATTGCATCACAATCAAGCTTACACACCTTTGAGCAGACAAAATCCACTAGCGTAGCCTCCTCTTCTCCAATGTACTCAATTATCTTTTTATTGATCCAGGGGCGTATGCGTCGATCCATCAGAGTCTGGGAAGGATAGACAGTCAGACATACAGTTCTTTAGTCACTGCACCAGAGACGTCTATCAGTATTGTAGGGAAACACATTATCAAAATGTTTATGATTTGTCAAAGTAGAAAAAAAGGCTATATCACCAATTCCCTTGGATTTATTAAACCAACCAGTGTCATTtttcctctctggtctctccacCACTCTGCCATATCTCCTCTGGTTGCCCCACCACTCTAGCCTGGTCGCCCCACCACTCTAGCCTGGTCGCCCCGCCACTAGCCTGGTTTCCTGTCTATTTCGGCCCTCTTGCCAACACCTTATAGAAtcagttggcaagagagcagcaAGCCTGGAAACCAGGGTACCGCCACATCCTATCCCTCATCCCAATCCCTTTGATCTTTACCGAGTCCACGGCGGACCAGTCCAGCGGGTAAGAGAACAACTCCGTCTTGCCCGTGGGGATCTTCTCGATCAGGCTCTTGATGTGCTTGCGCTTCTCCTCAGTGTTGGCGCCCTTGATGGCCGCCAGTCCCGAGGCACCATCCACCATGCTCTGGAGGTTTTTGTCATCGTCACCGTAGTCCAGCGGCACCAGCTTGCGCTTGCGGGGAGCCTCGTCCGCCTCCTCCTCGTCGAATTTGTTGAAGACACTGTCCACAGTGAGCTTCTTGCGTTTGATGGCCACATTGGGCTGGCTGGGGCTGGTAACGTTAGGGGCTCCTGTAGAGAAAGATATTTTACTCCATGAAGAAAGGCTTAAAAAGGTCAAATGCAGCCGTGTTTATCTCaatatcatttctgggtaacaattaagtaccgtaCTGCGATTTAATTCAAATggttaaaacaattataataattgcTTCTtcgcaaagagcaatttctcaagcaagaatttagctaggactgtctgagtggggaggagaaaaAGTTAAACTAGCcattattggcagaggtttggaactctttcccATTGGttaattaactaatttaccacctggtgatgtcaccagacaggccaaaactccatctcaccaaaacaggctgaaatttcaggcggtcttttctcacagctcttacactaaaatggcattaacattttcacaatttcactgtATTATTCTAATCTCAGTGTGGAAatgtaaaacacaggaaaaacacatttttgactgAAATAGGACGGCTACATTTAGTTGATATAGACAGCAATAGTAagtgtctttttgtaggcactaaacTCTGCCATGGTTCATTGGGGGAATGATGTTTTTGTagtttttgttattgttgataAAAGCCCAAAATAAGGtcagaggttaacacaggctgaggagatgcgatacgttttgttctatgacatAATCTTCCTTAGCTAACGTCACTTTTCGTGAATTTTGAAGCTTTTATGTAACAATAATAAAAAGCACAGGGTTGATAATTAATGTTAAcggactgatattatctcatagaacaaaacgtatcagatctcctaagcctgtgttaacctcggaccttattttcagcatttatCCTAAAATCCTAGTCTTTCCCAATTGGAACGGCTGAACAAACCAGAAGTAACTAAtttccacacaagctcacagaacaggaccgctgaagCGCACAGCGTGTAAAAAGCATCtgacctcggttgcaacactcactacagagttccaaactacctctggaagcaacgtcagcacaagacctGTTKGRCGGGAGCTTCATGCAATGGGTTTCCATGTCAGAGCAGTCGCACACAACCCTaaaatgtgcaatgccaagcgtcggctggagtggtgtaaagcttgccgccattggactctgaagcagtggaaacgcgttctctggagtgatgaatcacgtttcagcATCTGGCAGTCTgccggatgaatctgggtttggtggatgccaggagaacactacctgccccaatgcatattgccaattgtaaagtttagtggagcagaaataatggtctggagctgtttttcatggttcaggcctcttagttccagggaaagaaaatattaacgctacagcatacaatgacattctataccaagggtactcaactcttaccctacgaggtccagagcctgctggttttctgttctacctgataattgtgtcccaggtctaaatcagtccctgattagatgGGAACAATGaagaaaatgcagtggaactgactTCAAGGTCTaaagttgagtttgagggttctagacgattctgtgcttcaaactttgtggtaacagtttgcggaaagccctttcctgtttcagcatgccaATGCCTCCGTTCACAAAGTGAAATGGTTTGTGGAGATTGTTGTGAGTGAACTTGACtgccctgcacagagctctggcctcaaccccatctaacacctttgggatgatttgaaacgccgactgcgagccaggactaattcccacaacatcagtgcccgacttcactaatacctttgtggctgaaaggaagcaagtccccgcaacaatgtacCAACTGctcgtggaaagccttcccagaagagtggaggctgttacaggaGCAAatggaggaccaactccatattaatgcccatgattttggaatgagatgttcgatgagcagatgCCCACGTACGTTTGGCCATGTCGTGTATCTGTCATCATTTCACGACAACGAGGCGTGGTCTGTGCTTGTGACGTGCTAGCGTTCGAGGGAGGGTTAGGGAGAAGGTTTTGtgggagatgattggttggtagattaGTTAAATTAAGCTAATGCATCGGGAGATTCTCTGAATGAGAAAAGTTTGTCAAACAAACTAGCTCGATGGCTCAATCTAAAATGAATGGTAAAGAGTCTTATTCCTGATTTGTTCCCATCTTTCCTATTCATTAGGGATTGAGACACTTCACTGGATCTACACAACAGATATCATACATATCCTGGTAGTTAGTTAGCAATATAGTAGGTGTATAGTTATATATCCAGATGATTCTGGAACTAGCTTCTCCCTCCAGTCTCACAGAACACAAAACTCACCCAGTTTGAGACTGAGGCCGATCTTGGGGCGGTACTCTTCCTGGGACAAGGCCTCGTAAGGGGGCGTGGCCTCGTGAGGGGGAGAGTTCTCGTGAGGGATGATGATACCGCATGGTGACTCGTCCCCGGGCGTGTTGGGGGTGGCGCCCCCGCTGGCCGACGACACAGAGGGGGCCGCCGTGATTGGCCGCAGTGTGGGCTTCAGGCAGGGCTTGGACCCTGATTGGTCGTCGTCTTCaaactcctccccctcttccacgTCATCATCTGAGTGGAGGTGGGGATGGtgatcccctctgtctctctctcctcgctctcgctccctttctctctcccggtctcctcgctctctctcccggtctcctcgctctctctccttttctctgtcccggtctcctcgctctctctctctgtcccggtctcctcgctctctctcccggtctcctcgctctctctcccggtcTCCTCGGCGGTCCCGGTCCTCCCGTGGGGCCTTGTGTACCCGCTCCTCCTCGGGATCCGGCTCCAGCTTCACCGGGGGCTGGCGCAGacgctctgcctcctcctccatctgGACCAATCCGAGAAGAGAAGCAGTGAGACAAGGGGCATACACAGTCAGGAATgtggatacacacagacacacacctaatGTTTATGACTGCCAGATGAATAGAGGCCCGTTTACAACACAGACATATAGACAATGAGATCTTAGGAGTAAATGACCTTGAGGcatacacacagtcagacacacactctctctccctcaccctgcgTATTTCGGCCTCGGGGTCGGGGTGTCCCTCGGCCAAAAGCCTCTGTCtgatctcctccagctcctccttctctctcttcctgtcgcGCTCGTCCATCTCAGTCTCCTTCTCCCGGTCTCGCAGACGCTTCTGCAGCGCGCTGCCCCTAGGGGCGGCACACGGAACAACACCTTATATAACCGTGTCCCTGGCACTCATGTCTTCAAAATGTTGGAAGTAGGGCTGTTTATTTCTCTTCCTAAATGTCCTATAGAAAAACGTGTAATAATGTCGACGTTTCAGGCCTTTATCCACCATCAACGCCACTATATCTCCTCTTTTCAAATTTGTTTTCTATAGTATGTAAACCTAGGGGACCAGCATCCACTGTGTCACTTCATTATGGTCACCTGTAGAACTTAGGGTCATCCCTGTCGTCATCATAGTCCTCCAGGAACTCCTTCAGACGTTTGCCTTCTTTAGTCTGTAGAAGACAAGACAACCGATGACGCCATTAGCCGATACACTTTGGTCTATTTGATTTAACGCCGTAGCCCAAACATTAAAGGCTTTAACTTTCAAACCCACACGTACATATGAATATGTCAATGGTAGGACCCATCAGGCCAGGCTCAGTGGTAAACCTGGGTCCTGTTCAGTAGGGCGCAGCGTAACAAAACGTTtcgctacggacaatgaacactgGCGTTCCTATTAGACAAGTTCAGGTTGTACTCCCCCCTCCCCCCGTTTCAAAAATGTTTTCTCCCAACAGAACACGACCCAGGAGAGCTGTGTGAGAACAGGGTTTGTTCCTACCATCTCTCTCCTACGCTCCTCCTCCCGCTCAGACTCCTTGGAGTAGTCTCGAGCCTTCTTCCTCTCGCGGATCTCCCAGTTCTTCAAGCGCTTCAAGACAGACACGAGACATTTAGCAACATTTCACAGCCAACACACACTATCATGCTCACACTCAACTGTAAAGCACCGGGGATGCAAACTGCTGAGGGCCCAAACAGGTGACACTTTTTCagttgcactgaaacatgcaataAATCCCTGCTAGGtggaaatgcaggttttaactaattaaacaacaaagaatataatCTAAATGattagtctctgtgtgtaaaataaaaaagtggttaatatgaacctaactcacagctaaaaaatgtaaagaaagcaatccagtGTTATTTGTTGTCTAGACTTtcctgcaaatgacactcaagtcttgagaaaaaacaatacactacagttaccatgacagcctttataatagaacgcacacacacatctaaatattgcacttggggaaaaaacatcttaaagtagaaatagaatgaaacaggcattctattgttgctctattatagtggtcactatagtagacatcgatcaagtgcacaaggctgtgtgcaaaaataacgttcactGAGTAAAAAATTTAATTACTCCCCCTTACTCACACGTGtcactgtcaagttcaacacaacaaaagcaatatctttgggctacacattattacattgtacacgttctgcctgtggacatctgttctacaatgtgccagcagagcatgagaccctttgttggcataattgatctctttcaggcagagagtgcacctggcatacccctttttatccactgACTGAAAAAGTGAGAgggagtgtgtggtgttcctttcacctctatagtggccTCCAGTTTAAACCAGGCCCAGCTACACTtcatccctgaatccacttgtttaacaagcaatgcctcattttcacctaattctctcattctgaaaaataACCACATACTGTTtagggaaaacattagttcacagatagtagttagttcgttagctagttaacatttcacacagattgccaggatccagtaagcaactaacatGTTATAACGGCAATGAGTTGTATaacagttaatactatagcgaattggttaggttactaatgttagctcatctgatgttgtaacgttagctagctaacgttagctgtctgactttattagcaagCTACtgtaattttcacaccataaactaaATTATTTAATcagttaagttggctaatgttgctcaacatttacCTGGCTAGCAAGCGGAGAATTCGATCCATCTAGCAAGATACTTCCTCCCTCACCTctaactttccaaatgccagttgttttccggatacagctcatgaagtacgcttcatcaccttctcacccctgtCCCCGTGGTCAGGCCTCTCACCTACCTCTTCCTTAtcgttcagttttttttttattttttttttttttttttttttgcttttttttttttttttttattttttttttggagACGTGCAAACTGCCTTCATCACCTTCCACCCCCTGTCCCCGTGGTCAGGCCTCTCACCTACCTCTTCCTTATCGTTCAGGACGTGCAAACTgccttcatcaccttctcacccctgtCCCCGTGGTCAGGCTCTCACCTACCCATCTTCCTTAATCGTTCAGGGGACGTGCAAACTgccttcatcaccttctcacccctgtCCCCGTGGTCAGGCCTCTCACCTACCTCTTCCTTATCGTTCAGGGGATGTGCAAACTGCCTTTCCACTCTCCATCCCCCGCCCCAAAttctcatcggatctacacaAATCACGTAGGtcactagtttgcatccctgaagcactactaggtgtgtgtgtgtgtgtgtgtacctacttCTTGGTAGGCTGCCTCCTTGTCTCTGAGCTTTCTCTCCAGCCTTCTCCTCTCATagacctcctcttcatcctcctggtCACGCTTCTTGTCCTTGTCGCgactcacctctctgtctctgcaacATCACCAACCTAGTTACATACCAATCATTCCTTTACAAGGTGATTTACgactttattaaaacactcacctGGAGTGGCTGCGGTCTTTGCTCCTGTCgcggctcctctccctctcccgttctctctctttcgtccGGTTGCGGTCacgatctctgtctctgtcacttcTTTCCCGTTCTCTCTcgcg from Salvelinus sp. IW2-2015 linkage group LG14, ASM291031v2, whole genome shotgun sequence includes:
- the LOC111972610 gene encoding RNA-binding protein 25 isoform X3 → MSFPHLNRPLLPPGIPPPQFSGFPSGTPMIPVHMGIMTQNPTVLVPTSMPVVSKPAAPRKDAPLDENSGPTTTVFVGNISDKASDMLIRKLLAKCGLVLSWKRVQGASGKLQAFGFCEYKEPESTLRALRLLHELQIGEKKLLVKVDAKTKAQLDEWKGKKKSSTNGNGKAEAEDGKEEEEEEVIDKDTQMRDQIVKGTIDGLIREYASDLKAPLNDDESQQRRKRKEKKEEEDINAIDGLEDDKRDLISREISKFRDTHKKLEEEKDKKEKERAEFERERRERDKERERERERRDREREKEREKEREKERERERERERERSDRDRDRDRNRTKERERERERSRDRSKDRSHSRDREVSRDKDKKRDQEDEEEVYERRRLERKLRDKEAAYQERLKNWEIRERKKARDYSKESEREEERRREMTKEGKRLKEFLEDYDDDRDDPKFYRGSALQKRLRDREKETEMDERDRKREKEELEEIRQRLLAEGHPDPEAEIRRMEEEAERLRQPPVKLEPDPEEERVHKAPREDRDRRGDRERERGDRERERGDRDRERERGDRDREKERERGDRERERGDRERERERERGERDRGDHHPHLHSDDDVEEGEEFEDDDQSGSKPCLKPTLRPITAAPSVSSASGGATPNTPGDESPCGIIIPHENSPPHEATPPYEALSQEEYRPKIGLSLKLGAPNVTSPSQPNVAIKRKKLTVDSVFNKFDEEEADEAPRKRKLVPLDYGDDDKNLQSMVDGASGLAAIKGANTEEKRKHIKSLIEKIPTGKTELFSYPLDWSAVDSTLMDRRIRPWINKKIIEYIGEEEATLVDFVCSKVMAHGTPQGILDDVAMVLDEEAEVFIVKMWRLLIYETEAKKIGLVK
- the LOC111972610 gene encoding RNA-binding protein 25 isoform X2, whose translation is MSFPHLNRPLLPPGIPPPQFSGFPSGTPMIPVHMGIMTQNPTVLVPTSMPVVSKPAAPRKDAPLDENSGPTTTVFVGNISDKASDMLIRKLLAKCGLVLSWKRVQGASGKLQGKNRTAFGFCEYKEPESTLRALRLLHELQIGEKKLLVKVDAKTKAQLDEWKGKKKSSTNGNGAEAEDGKEEEEEEVIDKDTQMRDQIVKGTIDGLIREYASDLKAPLNDDESQQRRKRKEKKEEEDINAIDGLEDDKRDLISREISKFRDTHKKLEEEKDKKEKERAEFERERRERDKERERERERRDREREKEREKEREKERERERERERERSDRDRDRDRNRTKERERERERSRDRSKDRSHSRDREVSRDKDKKRDQEDEEEVYERRRLERKLRDKEAAYQERLKNWEIRERKKARDYSKESEREEERRREMTKEGKRLKEFLEDYDDDRDDPKFYRGSALQKRLRDREKETEMDERDRKREKEELEEIRQRLLAEGHPDPEAEIRRMEEEAERLRQPPVKLEPDPEEERVHKAPREDRDRRGDRERERGDRERERGDRDRERERGDRDREKERERGDRERERGDRERERERERGERDRGDHHPHLHSDDDVEEGEEFEDDDQSGSKPCLKPTLRPITAAPSVSSASGGATPNTPGDESPCGIIIPHENSPPHEATPPYEALSQEEYRPKIGLSLKLGAPNVTSPSQPNVAIKRKKLTVDSVFNKFDEEEADEAPRKRKLVPLDYGDDDKNLQSMVDGASGLAAIKGANTEEKRKHIKSLIEKIPTGKTELFSYPLDWSAVDSTLMDRRIRPWINKKIIEYIGEEEATLVDFVCSKVMAHGTPQGILDDVAMVLDEEAEVFIVKMWRLLIYETEAKKIGLVK
- the LOC111972610 gene encoding RNA-binding protein 25 isoform X4, whose amino-acid sequence is MSFPHLNRPLLPPGIPPPQFSGFPSGTPMIPVHMGIMTQNPTVLVPTSMPVVSKPAAPRKDAPLDENSGPTTTVFVGNISDKASDMLIRKLLAKCGLVLSWKRVQGASGKLQAFGFCEYKEPESTLRALRLLHELQIGEKKLLVKVDAKTKAQLDEWKGKKKSSTNGNGAEAEDGKEEEEEEVIDKDTQMRDQIVKGTIDGLIREYASDLKAPLNDDESQQRRKRKEKKEEEDINAIDGLEDDKRDLISREISKFRDTHKKLEEEKDKKEKERAEFERERRERDKERERERERRDREREKEREKEREKERERERERERERSDRDRDRDRNRTKERERERERSRDRSKDRSHSRDREVSRDKDKKRDQEDEEEVYERRRLERKLRDKEAAYQERLKNWEIRERKKARDYSKESEREEERRREMTKEGKRLKEFLEDYDDDRDDPKFYRGSALQKRLRDREKETEMDERDRKREKEELEEIRQRLLAEGHPDPEAEIRRMEEEAERLRQPPVKLEPDPEEERVHKAPREDRDRRGDRERERGDRERERGDRDRERERGDRDREKERERGDRERERGDRERERERERGERDRGDHHPHLHSDDDVEEGEEFEDDDQSGSKPCLKPTLRPITAAPSVSSASGGATPNTPGDESPCGIIIPHENSPPHEATPPYEALSQEEYRPKIGLSLKLGAPNVTSPSQPNVAIKRKKLTVDSVFNKFDEEEADEAPRKRKLVPLDYGDDDKNLQSMVDGASGLAAIKGANTEEKRKHIKSLIEKIPTGKTELFSYPLDWSAVDSTLMDRRIRPWINKKIIEYIGEEEATLVDFVCSKVMAHGTPQGILDDVAMVLDEEAEVFIVKMWRLLIYETEAKKIGLVK
- the LOC111972610 gene encoding RNA-binding protein 25 isoform X1, with amino-acid sequence MSFPHLNRPLLPPGIPPPQFSGFPSGTPMIPVHMGIMTQNPTVLVPTSMPVVSKPAAPRKDAPLDENSGPTTTVFVGNISDKASDMLIRKLLAKCGLVLSWKRVQGASGKLQGKNRTAFGFCEYKEPESTLRALRLLHELQIGEKKLLVKVDAKTKAQLDEWKGKKKSSTNGNGKAEAEDGKEEEEEEVIDKDTQMRDQIVKGTIDGLIREYASDLKAPLNDDESQQRRKRKEKKEEEDINAIDGLEDDKRDLISREISKFRDTHKKLEEEKDKKEKERAEFERERRERDKERERERERRDREREKEREKEREKERERERERERERSDRDRDRDRNRTKERERERERSRDRSKDRSHSRDREVSRDKDKKRDQEDEEEVYERRRLERKLRDKEAAYQERLKNWEIRERKKARDYSKESEREEERRREMTKEGKRLKEFLEDYDDDRDDPKFYRGSALQKRLRDREKETEMDERDRKREKEELEEIRQRLLAEGHPDPEAEIRRMEEEAERLRQPPVKLEPDPEEERVHKAPREDRDRRGDRERERGDRERERGDRDRERERGDRDREKERERGDRERERGDRERERERERGERDRGDHHPHLHSDDDVEEGEEFEDDDQSGSKPCLKPTLRPITAAPSVSSASGGATPNTPGDESPCGIIIPHENSPPHEATPPYEALSQEEYRPKIGLSLKLGAPNVTSPSQPNVAIKRKKLTVDSVFNKFDEEEADEAPRKRKLVPLDYGDDDKNLQSMVDGASGLAAIKGANTEEKRKHIKSLIEKIPTGKTELFSYPLDWSAVDSTLMDRRIRPWINKKIIEYIGEEEATLVDFVCSKVMAHGTPQGILDDVAMVLDEEAEVFIVKMWRLLIYETEAKKIGLVK